Proteins from a single region of Streptomyces griseiscabiei:
- a CDS encoding LemA family protein, translating to MTSTLIWIAVVLFAIGLYLSWTAGRLDRLHARIDAARAALDAQLLRRASVAQELATSGVLDPAASIVLYEAAHAARQAEEEQREVAESELSQALRAVFADAQQVEVVREAPGGEDAANELAQAVRRVPMARRFHNDAVRAARALRRHRKVRWFRLAGHAPFPMAFEMDDEPPVSLAPGA from the coding sequence GTGACTTCGACACTCATCTGGATCGCGGTCGTCCTCTTCGCGATCGGTCTCTACCTGAGCTGGACCGCGGGACGACTGGACCGACTGCACGCGCGCATCGACGCCGCCCGCGCGGCGCTCGACGCGCAGTTGCTGCGCCGCGCGTCGGTCGCCCAGGAGCTGGCCACCTCCGGGGTGCTGGACCCGGCCGCCTCGATCGTCCTCTACGAGGCGGCGCACGCGGCGCGGCAGGCCGAGGAGGAGCAGCGCGAGGTCGCCGAGAGCGAGCTGAGCCAGGCCCTGCGGGCCGTGTTCGCGGACGCGCAGCAGGTGGAGGTGGTGCGCGAGGCGCCGGGCGGGGAGGACGCCGCGAACGAGCTCGCGCAGGCGGTTCGCCGGGTGCCGATGGCTCGGCGCTTCCACAACGACGCGGTGCGGGCGGCGCGGGCGTTGCGGCGGCACCGCAAGGTCCGGTGGTTCCGGCTCGCCGGGCACGCGCCGTTCCCGATGGCCTTCGAGATGGACGACGAGCCGCCGGTTTCTTTGGCTCCGGGCGCCTGA
- a CDS encoding glycosyltransferase family 4 protein encodes MKIGIVCPYSWDVPGGVQFHIRDLADHLIRLGHEVSVLAPADDDTPLPPYVVSAGRAVPVPYNGSVARLNFGFLSAARVRRWLHDGTFDVIHIHEPASPSLGLLACWAAQGPIVATFHTSNPRSRAMIAAYPILQPALEKISARIAVSEYARRTLVEHLGGDAVVIPNGVDVDFFARAKPNPDWQGDTLGFVGRIDEPRKGLPVLMKALPRIFAERPKARLLVAGRGDEEEAVETLPKELRSRVEFLGMVSDEDKARFLRSVDVYVAPNTGGESFGIILVEAMSAGAPVLASDLDAFAQVLDQGSAGELFANEDADALATAAVRLLGDPARRAELSERGSAHVRRFDWSTVGADILGVYETVTEGAASVAADERAGLRARLGFVRD; translated from the coding sequence GTGAAGATCGGGATCGTCTGCCCGTACTCCTGGGACGTGCCCGGGGGAGTCCAGTTCCACATCCGCGACCTGGCCGACCACCTCATCCGCCTCGGCCACGAGGTGTCGGTGCTCGCCCCCGCCGACGACGACACACCCCTGCCGCCGTACGTCGTCTCCGCGGGCCGCGCGGTCCCGGTGCCGTACAACGGCTCGGTGGCCCGCCTCAACTTCGGCTTCCTGTCGGCGGCCCGGGTACGGCGCTGGCTGCACGACGGCACGTTCGACGTGATCCACATCCACGAACCGGCCTCCCCGTCGCTCGGTCTGCTCGCCTGCTGGGCCGCGCAGGGACCGATCGTCGCCACCTTCCACACCTCCAACCCGCGCTCCCGGGCGATGATCGCGGCCTACCCGATCCTCCAGCCCGCCCTGGAGAAGATCAGCGCGCGGATCGCGGTGAGCGAGTACGCCCGCCGCACCCTCGTCGAACACCTGGGCGGCGACGCGGTCGTCATCCCGAACGGCGTCGACGTCGACTTCTTCGCCCGCGCCAAGCCCAACCCCGACTGGCAGGGCGACACCCTCGGCTTCGTCGGCCGCATCGACGAACCCCGCAAGGGACTGCCGGTGCTGATGAAGGCCCTCCCGAGGATCTTCGCCGAGCGCCCGAAGGCCCGGCTGCTGGTCGCCGGGCGCGGGGACGAGGAGGAGGCGGTCGAGACCCTGCCCAAGGAGCTGCGCTCCCGCGTCGAGTTCCTCGGCATGGTCAGCGACGAGGACAAGGCCCGCTTCCTGCGCAGCGTCGACGTCTATGTCGCCCCCAACACCGGGGGCGAGAGCTTCGGCATCATCCTCGTCGAGGCGATGTCCGCCGGGGCGCCCGTCCTCGCCTCCGACCTCGACGCCTTCGCCCAGGTCCTCGACCAGGGCAGCGCGGGCGAACTGTTCGCCAACGAGGACGCGGACGCCCTCGCGACCGCCGCCGTACGGCTGCTCGGCGACCCGGCCCGCCGCGCCGAGCTGAGCGAACGCGGCAGCGCGCACGTCCGGCGCTTCGACTGGTCGACGGTCGGCGCCGACATCCTCGGTGTCTACGAGACGGTCACCGAGGGCGCGGCATCGGTGGCGGCGGACGAACGGGCGGGGCTGCGGGCGCGGTTGGGGTTCGTCCGGGACTGA
- a CDS encoding phosphatidylinositol mannoside acyltransferase, with protein MSALRDRLTDGLYGLGWGTVKKLPEPVAVRLGRTIADATWKRRGPLVRRLESNYARVVPDASPERLAELSRAGMRSYLRYWMESFRLPAWSEERVRTGFDPKDLHHLTDGLASGRGVVLALPHLANWDLAGAWVTTELKTPFTTVAERLKPETLYDRFVAYREGLGMEVLPHSGASAFGTLARRLRDGGLVCLVADRDLSASGVEVDFFGEPTRMPAGPALLAQQTGALLLPVTLWYDDSPVMRGRVHAPIEVPEAGTRAEKTSVMTQALADAFATGIADHPEDWHMLQRLWLADLDPAKRPDVPAPGAPTDEPTAVPTDAATDSEKGRP; from the coding sequence GTGAGCGCTCTGCGGGACCGGCTGACCGACGGGCTGTACGGCCTCGGCTGGGGCACCGTCAAGAAGCTCCCGGAGCCCGTCGCCGTACGCCTCGGCCGGACGATCGCCGACGCGACCTGGAAGCGGCGCGGCCCCCTCGTACGCCGCCTGGAATCCAACTACGCGCGCGTGGTCCCCGACGCGAGCCCCGAGCGCCTGGCCGAGCTGTCCCGCGCGGGCATGCGTTCCTATCTGCGCTACTGGATGGAGTCGTTCCGGCTTCCCGCCTGGAGCGAGGAGCGCGTCAGGACCGGCTTCGACCCCAAGGACCTGCACCATCTCACCGACGGCCTCGCCTCCGGCCGGGGCGTCGTCCTCGCGCTGCCGCACCTGGCCAACTGGGACCTCGCCGGCGCGTGGGTCACCACCGAGCTGAAGACCCCGTTCACCACGGTCGCCGAACGCCTCAAGCCCGAGACGCTCTACGACCGCTTCGTCGCCTACCGCGAGGGCCTCGGCATGGAGGTCCTGCCGCACAGCGGCGCCTCCGCCTTCGGCACCCTCGCCCGGCGGCTGCGCGACGGCGGCCTGGTCTGCCTGGTCGCCGACCGCGATCTCTCCGCGTCCGGCGTCGAGGTCGACTTCTTCGGCGAGCCGACCCGGATGCCCGCCGGACCGGCCCTCCTCGCCCAGCAGACCGGAGCTCTGCTGCTGCCGGTGACGCTCTGGTACGACGACTCGCCCGTCATGCGCGGCCGCGTGCACGCCCCGATCGAGGTACCCGAGGCAGGTACCCGGGCCGAGAAGACGTCTGTCATGACACAGGCGCTGGCCGACGCCTTCGCCACCGGCATCGCCGACCACCCGGAGGACTGGCACATGCTCCAGCGCTTGTGGCTCGCGGACCTGGACCCCGCGAAGCGCCCCGACGTCCCCGCGCCGGGCGCGCCGACGGACGAGCCGACAGCCGTGCCGACCGATGCCGCGACGGACTCCGAGAAGGGACGCCCGTGA
- the pgsA gene encoding phosphatidylinositol phosphate synthase: MASRGHAATPTLGKAMLNKYARAFFTRVLTPFAAFLIRRGVSPDTVTLLGTAGVIAGALVFYPRGEFFWGTIVITLFVFSDLVDGNMARQMGRSSRWGAFLDSTLDRVADGAIFGGFALWYAGNGNDNVLCAVSIFCLASGQVVSYTKARGESIGLPVAVNGLVERAERLVISLVAAGLAGLHAFGVPGIDVLLPVALWIVAVGSFVTLIQRVVTVRRESAEAEAEAAAAAAQEAPDTARNSEATP, translated from the coding sequence ATGGCCAGCAGGGGCCACGCGGCGACACCGACCCTCGGGAAGGCCATGCTGAACAAGTACGCGCGTGCATTCTTCACGCGTGTCCTCACACCGTTCGCCGCGTTTCTGATCCGCAGGGGCGTCAGCCCCGACACGGTCACGCTCCTCGGCACCGCCGGAGTGATCGCGGGCGCGCTGGTCTTCTACCCCCGGGGGGAGTTCTTCTGGGGCACGATCGTCATCACGCTCTTCGTGTTCTCGGACCTCGTCGACGGCAACATGGCCCGTCAGATGGGCCGCTCCAGCCGCTGGGGCGCCTTCCTCGACTCCACGCTCGACCGGGTCGCCGACGGCGCGATCTTCGGGGGCTTCGCCCTGTGGTACGCGGGCAACGGCAACGACAACGTGCTGTGCGCCGTCTCGATCTTCTGTCTGGCGAGCGGCCAGGTGGTGTCGTACACCAAGGCGCGCGGTGAGTCGATCGGACTGCCGGTGGCGGTGAACGGCCTGGTGGAGCGGGCCGAGCGCCTGGTGATCTCGCTGGTCGCCGCCGGGCTCGCGGGCCTGCACGCGTTCGGTGTGCCCGGGATCGACGTCCTGCTGCCCGTCGCCCTGTGGATCGTCGCCGTCGGCAGCTTCGTCACGCTGATCCAGCGGGTCGTCACGGTCCGCCGCGAGTCCGCCGAGGCGGAGGCGGAGGCCGCCGCGGCAGCTGCCCAGGAGGCCCCGGACACCGCCCGCAACAGCGAGGCCACTCCGTGA
- the thrS gene encoding threonine--tRNA ligase → MSDVRVIIQRDSERDERVVTTGTTAADLFAGERTIVAARVAGELKDLAYEVRDGETVEAVEISSEDGLNILRHSTAHVMAQAVQELFPEAKLGIGPPVRDGFYYDFDVEKPFTPEDLKAVEKKMQEIQKRGQRFSRRVVTDEAAREELADEPYKLELIGLKGSASSDDGADVEVGAGELTIYDNLDAKTGDLCWKDLCRGPHLPTTRNIPAFKLMRNAAAYWRGSEKNPMLQRIYGTAWPSKEELKAHLDFLAEAEKRDHRKLGNELDLFSIPDEIGSGLAVFHPKGGIIRRVMEDYSRRRHEEEGYEFVYTPHATKGKLFEVSGHLDWYADGMYPPMQLDEGVDYYLKPMNCPMHNLIFDARGRSYRELPLRLFEFGTVYRYEKSGVVHGLTRARGFTQDDAHIYCTREQMADELDKTLTFVLNLLRDYGLTDFYLELSTKDPEKFVGSDEAWEEATETLRQVAEKQGLPLVPDPGGAAFYGPKISVQAKDAIGRTWQMSTVQLDFNLPERFDLEYTGPDGSKQRPVMIHRALFGSIERFFAVLLEHYAGAFPAWLAPVQAVGIPIGDAHVEYLQKFAAEAKKQGLRVDVDASSDRMQKKIRNAQKSKVPFMVIAGDEDMAAGAVSFRYRDGSQENGIPVEEAIAKIAKVVADRVQI, encoded by the coding sequence GTGTCCGACGTCCGTGTGATCATCCAACGCGATTCCGAGCGGGACGAGCGTGTGGTGACGACGGGCACTACGGCCGCCGACCTCTTCGCCGGCGAGCGGACCATCGTCGCCGCCCGGGTGGCGGGCGAGCTGAAGGACCTCGCGTACGAGGTGCGGGACGGCGAGACCGTCGAGGCCGTGGAGATCTCCTCCGAGGACGGCCTCAACATCCTCCGCCACTCCACCGCGCACGTCATGGCCCAGGCCGTGCAGGAGCTGTTCCCCGAGGCGAAGCTGGGCATCGGCCCGCCGGTCCGGGACGGCTTCTACTACGACTTCGACGTCGAGAAGCCGTTCACGCCCGAGGACCTCAAGGCCGTCGAGAAGAAGATGCAGGAGATCCAGAAGCGCGGCCAGCGCTTCTCGCGCCGCGTCGTCACCGACGAGGCCGCCCGCGAGGAACTGGCGGACGAGCCGTACAAGCTGGAGCTGATCGGCCTGAAGGGCTCGGCCTCCTCCGACGACGGCGCGGACGTCGAGGTCGGCGCCGGCGAGCTGACGATCTACGACAACCTCGACGCCAAGACCGGTGACCTGTGCTGGAAGGACCTCTGCCGAGGCCCCCACCTGCCCACCACCCGCAACATCCCGGCGTTCAAGCTGATGCGCAACGCCGCCGCCTACTGGCGCGGCAGCGAGAAGAACCCGATGCTCCAGCGCATCTACGGCACCGCCTGGCCCTCCAAGGAGGAGCTGAAGGCGCACCTCGACTTCCTCGCCGAGGCCGAGAAGCGCGACCACCGCAAGCTGGGCAACGAACTCGACCTGTTCTCCATCCCGGACGAGATCGGTTCCGGCCTCGCCGTCTTCCACCCCAAGGGCGGCATCATCCGCCGCGTCATGGAGGACTACTCGCGCCGCCGGCACGAGGAGGAGGGCTACGAGTTCGTCTACACCCCGCACGCCACGAAGGGGAAGCTCTTCGAGGTCTCGGGCCACCTGGACTGGTACGCCGACGGCATGTACCCGCCCATGCAGCTCGACGAGGGCGTGGACTACTACCTCAAGCCCATGAACTGCCCGATGCACAACCTGATCTTCGACGCGCGCGGCCGTTCGTACCGTGAACTGCCGCTGCGGCTCTTCGAGTTCGGCACCGTGTACCGCTACGAGAAGTCCGGCGTCGTGCACGGCCTCACCCGGGCCCGCGGCTTCACCCAGGACGACGCGCACATCTACTGCACCCGCGAGCAGATGGCCGACGAGCTGGACAAGACGCTCACCTTCGTCCTGAACCTGCTGCGCGACTACGGCCTCACCGACTTCTACCTGGAACTGTCCACCAAGGACCCGGAGAAGTTCGTCGGCTCGGACGAGGCGTGGGAGGAGGCCACCGAGACGCTCCGCCAGGTCGCCGAGAAGCAGGGTCTCCCGCTGGTCCCGGACCCGGGCGGCGCCGCGTTCTACGGGCCGAAGATCTCCGTCCAGGCCAAGGACGCGATCGGCCGCACCTGGCAGATGTCCACGGTCCAGCTCGACTTCAACCTGCCCGAGCGCTTCGACCTGGAGTACACCGGCCCGGACGGCTCCAAGCAGCGCCCGGTCATGATCCACCGCGCGCTGTTCGGCTCGATCGAGCGGTTCTTCGCCGTGCTCCTGGAGCACTACGCGGGCGCGTTCCCGGCGTGGCTGGCGCCCGTCCAGGCGGTCGGCATCCCGATCGGCGACGCGCACGTGGAGTACCTGCAGAAGTTCGCCGCCGAGGCGAAGAAGCAGGGCCTGCGGGTCGACGTCGACGCCTCCTCCGACCGTATGCAGAAGAAGATCCGCAACGCCCAGAAGTCGAAGGTGCCCTTCATGGTCATCGCGGGCGACGAGGACATGGCGGCCGGCGCCGTCTCCTTCCGCTACCGCGACGGCTCCCAGGAGAACGGCATCCCCGTCGAGGAGGCCATCGCCAAGATCGCGAAGGTCGTGGCGGACCGCGTCCAGATCTGA
- a CDS encoding HIT family protein has translation MTSEPEQQIGVGTQDAFQRLWTPHRMAYIQGENKPTGPGADDGCPFCSIPAKSDEDGLVIRRGEHVYAVLNLYPYNGGHLMVVPYRHVADYTDLTGPETVELAELTKQSMTALRTASGAHGFNIGMNQGTVAGAGIAAHLHQHIVPRWGGDTNFMPVVGHTRILPQLLADTRKMLADAWPTA, from the coding sequence ATGACGAGTGAGCCGGAGCAGCAGATCGGAGTGGGAACGCAGGACGCGTTCCAGCGCCTGTGGACGCCCCACCGGATGGCGTACATCCAGGGTGAGAACAAGCCGACCGGCCCCGGCGCCGACGACGGCTGTCCGTTCTGCTCGATCCCGGCGAAATCGGACGAGGACGGCCTGGTCATCAGGCGCGGGGAGCATGTGTACGCGGTGCTCAACCTCTACCCGTACAACGGCGGCCACCTCATGGTCGTGCCCTACCGGCACGTCGCCGACTACACGGATCTCACCGGACCGGAGACCGTCGAGCTGGCCGAGCTGACCAAGCAGTCCATGACGGCCCTGCGCACCGCCTCCGGCGCGCACGGTTTCAACATCGGCATGAACCAGGGGACGGTCGCCGGGGCGGGCATCGCGGCCCACCTCCACCAGCACATCGTGCCCCGCTGGGGCGGCGACACCAATTTCATGCCCGTCGTCGGCCACACCCGCATCCTGCCGCAGCTCCTGGCCGACACGAGGAAAATGCTCGCGGACGCCTGGCCGACGGCGTAG
- the pdxS gene encoding pyridoxal 5'-phosphate synthase lyase subunit PdxS, with product MSSTLSNPTAQTPETGTARVKRGMAEQLKGGVIMDVVTPEQAKIAEDAGAVAVMALERVPADIRKDGGVARMSDPDMIEGIIEAVSIPVMAKSRIGHFVEAQVLQSLGVDYIDESEVLTPADEVNHSDKFAFTTPFVCGATNLGEALRRIAEGAAMIRSKGEAGTGNVVEAVRHLRQIKNEIARLRGFDNNELYAAAKELRAPYELVKEVSELGKLPVVLFSAGGVATPADAALMRQLGAEGVFVGSGIFKSGDPAKRAAAIVKATTFYDDPKIIADASRNLGEAMVGINCDTLPEAERYANRGW from the coding sequence GTGTCCAGCACGCTCTCCAACCCCACCGCCCAGACCCCCGAGACCGGTACCGCCCGTGTGAAGCGCGGCATGGCCGAGCAGCTCAAGGGCGGGGTGATCATGGACGTCGTCACCCCGGAGCAGGCCAAGATCGCCGAGGACGCGGGCGCGGTCGCGGTCATGGCCCTGGAGCGGGTCCCGGCCGACATCCGCAAGGACGGCGGCGTGGCCCGGATGTCCGACCCGGACATGATCGAGGGCATCATCGAGGCCGTCTCCATCCCGGTCATGGCCAAGTCCCGCATCGGCCACTTCGTCGAGGCCCAGGTCCTGCAGTCCCTCGGCGTCGACTACATCGACGAGTCCGAGGTCCTCACCCCGGCCGACGAGGTCAACCACAGCGACAAGTTCGCCTTCACCACCCCCTTCGTCTGCGGCGCCACCAACCTCGGTGAGGCCCTGCGCCGTATCGCCGAGGGCGCGGCCATGATCCGCTCCAAGGGCGAGGCCGGCACCGGCAACGTCGTCGAGGCCGTCCGCCACCTGCGCCAGATCAAGAACGAGATCGCCAGGCTGCGCGGCTTCGACAACAACGAGCTGTACGCCGCCGCCAAGGAGCTGCGCGCCCCGTACGAGCTGGTCAAGGAGGTCTCCGAGCTGGGCAAGCTCCCGGTGGTGCTGTTCTCCGCCGGTGGCGTCGCCACCCCCGCCGACGCCGCGCTGATGCGCCAGCTCGGCGCCGAGGGCGTCTTCGTCGGTTCCGGCATCTTCAAGTCCGGCGACCCGGCCAAGCGCGCCGCCGCCATCGTGAAGGCCACCACCTTCTACGACGACCCGAAGATCATCGCGGACGCCTCCCGCAACCTGGGCGAGGCCATGGTGGGCATCAACTGCGACACCCTCCCCGAGGCCGAGCGCTACGCGAACCGGGGCTGGTAG
- a CDS encoding potassium channel family protein encodes MDHDSRAFRWEQRHGRLLAGASGLFLASYAVRVLAHDLPQGWLDLCLAVTLLCWAVFVLDYGVRWRLSGLGPKFVRVHWLDTVVLVLPLLRPLRVVQIHDAVQRHHERPRLSLHARVAVYAGLSVTLLGFTGALAVYQQEHDAPGATILTFGDAVWWTCSTLATVGYGDVTPVTPMGRTIAVFLMACGLALLGTVTGSFGSWLIQVFAREDERRPPES; translated from the coding sequence ATGGACCACGACAGCCGCGCGTTCCGCTGGGAACAACGCCACGGACGCCTCCTCGCCGGAGCCTCGGGCCTCTTCCTCGCCTCGTACGCGGTAAGGGTGCTGGCCCACGATCTCCCCCAGGGCTGGCTCGACCTCTGTCTCGCGGTGACCCTGCTGTGCTGGGCGGTCTTCGTCCTCGACTACGGGGTGCGCTGGCGGCTGAGCGGGCTCGGCCCGAAGTTCGTGCGCGTTCACTGGCTGGACACCGTCGTGCTGGTGCTGCCGCTGCTGCGACCGCTGCGCGTCGTGCAGATCCACGACGCCGTACAGCGTCACCACGAGCGGCCCCGGCTCTCGCTGCACGCGCGCGTGGCCGTCTACGCGGGCCTGTCGGTGACCCTGCTCGGGTTCACCGGCGCCCTCGCCGTCTACCAGCAGGAGCACGACGCACCGGGCGCGACGATCCTGACCTTCGGGGACGCCGTGTGGTGGACCTGCTCCACGCTCGCCACGGTGGGGTACGGGGACGTCACCCCCGTGACCCCGATGGGCCGGACCATCGCCGTGTTCCTGATGGCCTGCGGTCTCGCCCTGCTCGGCACGGTGACGGGGTCGTTCGGGTCGTGGCTGATCCAGGTGTTCGCGCGGGAGGACGAGCGGAGGCCCCCGGAGAGCTGA